The following are encoded together in the Pygocentrus nattereri isolate fPygNat1 chromosome 3, fPygNat1.pri, whole genome shotgun sequence genome:
- the lingo4b gene encoding leucine-rich repeat and immunoglobulin-like domain-containing nogo receptor-interacting protein 4b: MFAEVCGQQGPWALLLLWCISLSAADLSWPCPQKCNCRQDTLEVNCSTKHLTGVPEGLPNNAKRLDLSGNRLKTLSRRQFYGLSKLEDLDLSENVISMIEVEAFQGLKNLRFLRIKNNRLKIIPVGVFSGLSNLRSLDISKNEILVFLDYTFQEMGNLREMNAGENDLVFISQRAFVGLLSLQELNVDRSNLTSIPTEAFSQLQSLTKMRLRRLTISILPNNAFRRLHQLRTLQILQWPSLETLNSNSLIGLNLTTLVISNCNLSAVPYTSLRHLVYLRYLDLSYNPITSIQGNLLGELLRLQEFHLAGGSLLRIEPGAFRGLVHFRLLNVSSNRLTTLEESAFHSVGNLQTLRLDRNPLTCDCRLLWVVRRRFRLNFDGRQPTCSAPDHVRKREFRDFSEVELPVVFICRQARILDRQTQEASVDEGINIQFECKADGYPPPSITWLSPQQTPLSSVGRIRILANGSLEVRYVQVHDTGAYLCIAANAAGNDSISVNLKVRSFPRNYTSPYFSDEGWVETSLPPSTNSSEQVSNPYPFDAKTLVIATTMGFLSFLSSVAICFVFMFFWSQSKGQIKHTATIDFVPRTSMGGSGDGADTGRFTMKLI; this comes from the coding sequence ATGTTTGCAGAGGTGTGTGGCCAGCAGGGGCCATGGGCACTCCTGCTGCTGTGGTGTATAAGTTTATCAGCAGCTGATCTATCCTGGCCATGCCCACAAAAGTGCAACTGTCGACAGGACACATTAGAGGTGAACTGCTCCACAAAACACCTAACAGGTGTTCCCGAAGGCCTGCCTAACAATGCCAAGCGCCTGGATCTGTCTGGCAACCGCTTGAAGACTTTGAGTCGGCGACAGTTCTATGGCCTGTCCAAGCTTGAGGATCTGGACCTTAGTGAGAATGTGATATCTATGATTGAGGTGGAGGCATTTCAGGGTCTTAAAAACCTTAGATTCCTGCGAATCAAAAACAACCGCCTAAAGATCATCCCTGTGGGTGTCTTCTCAGGCCTGTCCAACCTTCGCAGTTTGGACATCAGTAAGAATGAGATACTTGTCTTTCTGGACTACACGTTTCAGGAGATGGGAAACCTACGGGAAATGAACGCAGGGGAGAATGATCTGGTGTTCATTTCTCAAAGGGCCTTTGTTGGCCTGCTGAGCTTACAGGAGCTGAATGTGGACCGTAGTAACCTGACCTCCATCCCTACTGAAGCATTTTCACAGCTCCAGAGCCTGACCAAGATGCGTCTGCGAAGACTCACCATTAGCATCTTGCCCAACAATGCCTTCCGTCGGCTGCACCAGCTGCGCACCCTGCAGATCCTTCAGTGGCCCTCCCTGGAGACCTTAAACAGCAACAGCCTTATCGGTCTCAATCTCACCACCTTAGTTATCAGCAACTGCAATCTGAGTGCCGTACCTTACACCTCCCTGCGCCACCTGGTCTACCTACGCTACCTTGACCTGTCCTACAACCCCATCACATCTATACAGGGCAACCTGCTAGGGGAATTGCTCCGGCTTCAGGAGTTCCACCTGGCAGGTGGTAGCCTTCTACGCATTGAGCCAGGTGCCTTCAGAGGACTGGTCCACTTTCGGCTGCTCAATGTATCTTCAAACAGACTTACCACCCTGGAGGAGAGTGCCTTCCACTCAGTGGGGAACCTACAGACCTTGCGGTTGGACCGAAACCCCTTAACTTGTGACTGCCGGCTACTGTGGGTAGTGCGCCGACGTTTCAGGCTGAACTTTGATGGTCGCCAACCTACATGTTCTGCTCCTGATCATGTGCGAAAACGGGAGTTTCGAGACTTTTCAGAGGTGGAGCTCCCTGTCGTGTTCATCTGCAGGCAGGCACGAATCCTGGACAGACAGACGCAAGAAGCCAGTGTGGATGAGGGaataaatatacagtttgaATGCAAAGCAGATGGCTATCCACCACCGTCTATTACTTGGCTGTCTCCCCAGCAGACTCCACTTAGCTCCGTGGGCAGAATACGGATACTTGCAAATGGGAGTCTGGAAGTCCGTTATGTTCAAGTACATGACACTGGAGCTTACCTGTGCATTGCAGCAAATGCTGCTGGGAATGATAGTATCTCTGTGAACCTTAAGGTACGGAGTTTTCCTCGAAACTACACATCTCCCTATTTCTCTGATGAGGGGTGGGTTGAAACCTCATTACCTCCTTCCACCAACTCTTCAGAGCAAGTGTCAAACCCTTACCCCTTTGATGCCAAGACCCTTGTCATTGCCACTACGATGGGCTTCCTTTCATTCCTGAGTTCAGTGgccatctgttttgtt